From a region of the Streptomyces tirandamycinicus genome:
- a CDS encoding ROK family transcriptional regulator: MPASPSTARAINDRLALRLLQQEGPLTAGQLKTLTGLSRPSVADLVERLQESGLVRVVGEAGEQRRGPNARLYGIAADRAHLAALDVRTQGLTVVVADLVGATLAEATLPIGSDTGTEPAVEQAVALLEGTAREAGVTRLHRVGIGAPGLIDPVTGELRDSTELPAWHRSLVAALQQRLPGTVLVENETNLAAVAEQRLGAARGLDDFVLLWLGQGVGAAVVLGGALRRGASGGAGEIGFLPVPGTGGLPSATRCDAGFHALAGAAAVRRLALLHGVGGEAEEAVRAAAVGERPGGRGDAFLDALAGQLAVGAAAVAAVLDPGCVVLGGEIGYAGGAALAARVEARLAALSPLRTGIRPTELGGEAVLRGALLAARDAAQAELFAPAP, encoded by the coding sequence ATGCCCGCATCCCCCAGCACCGCCCGGGCCATCAACGACCGCCTCGCGCTCCGACTGCTGCAGCAGGAGGGCCCGTTGACGGCAGGCCAGCTGAAGACGCTCACCGGACTCTCCCGGCCCTCCGTCGCGGACCTGGTGGAACGGCTCCAGGAGTCCGGTCTGGTCCGGGTCGTCGGAGAGGCCGGCGAGCAGCGGCGCGGACCCAACGCCCGGCTGTACGGGATCGCCGCCGACCGCGCCCATCTGGCGGCCCTCGACGTCCGCACCCAGGGCCTCACCGTGGTGGTCGCCGATCTGGTGGGCGCGACCCTGGCCGAGGCGACGCTGCCCATCGGCAGCGACACGGGCACGGAGCCGGCCGTCGAGCAGGCCGTGGCCCTGCTGGAGGGCACCGCCCGGGAGGCCGGCGTCACGCGCCTGCACCGCGTCGGCATAGGCGCGCCCGGGCTGATCGATCCGGTCACCGGGGAGCTGCGCGACTCCACCGAGCTGCCCGCCTGGCACCGCAGCCTCGTCGCCGCCCTCCAGCAACGCCTCCCGGGGACCGTGCTCGTGGAGAACGAGACCAATCTGGCCGCCGTCGCCGAGCAGCGCCTCGGCGCCGCCCGCGGCCTGGACGACTTCGTGCTGCTCTGGCTCGGCCAGGGGGTCGGCGCCGCCGTCGTCCTCGGCGGTGCGCTGCGGCGGGGCGCCTCGGGCGGCGCCGGGGAGATCGGATTCCTGCCGGTGCCGGGAACCGGCGGGCTGCCGTCCGCGACCCGCTGCGACGCCGGTTTCCACGCGCTGGCGGGTGCGGCGGCGGTCCGGCGGCTGGCCTTGCTCCACGGCGTCGGAGGCGAGGCCGAGGAAGCGGTACGGGCCGCGGCGGTGGGGGAGCGCCCGGGCGGGCGGGGCGACGCCTTCCTCGACGCCCTCGCCGGGCAGCTGGCCGTGGGTGCGGCCGCGGTCGCCGCCGTGCTGGACCCCGGCTGCGTGGTGCTCGGCGGGGAGATCGGGTACGCCGGCGGTGCGGCGCTCGCCGCCCGGGTGGAGGCGCGACTGGCGGCCCTGTCGCCGCTGCGCACGGGGATCCGGCCGACGGAGCTGGGCGGCGAGGCGGTGCTGAGGGGCGCGCTGCTCGCGGCGCGGGACGCGGCGCAGGCCGAGCTCTTCGCGCCCGCGCCCTGA